In the Aneurinibacillus soli genome, one interval contains:
- the purL gene encoding phosphoribosylformylglycinamidine synthase subunit PurL translates to MGLTDEEFAQVVKIIGRQPNYTETGLFSVMWSEHCSYKNSKPVLRRFPTSGPHVLQGPGEGAGIIDIGDNQAVVFKVESHNHPSAIEPYQGAATGVGGIIRDVFSMGARPIAMLNSLRFGELETPRMKYLFENVVAGIAGYGNCMGIPTVGGEVVFDPCYDGNPLVNAMCVGLINHDQIQKGVAKGVGNPVMYVGAATGRDGIHGATFASEELSEDSEAKRPAVQVGDPFMEKLLLEACLELIETGAVAGIQDMGAAGLTSSSAEMASKAGNGIELNLDLVPQREKGMTPYEMMLSESQERMLVVVHEGREAEVEKIFEKWGLHSVVIGRVTDDGKLRLLHKGEVAAEVPVDSLAEDAPVYHKPSAEPAYYAANADVDTTALAEPADYTAALKQVLGAPTVASKEWVYNQYDYMVRTNTAVVPGSDAAVVAIRGTRKALAMSIDCNGRYVYLDPEVGGAIAVAEAARNVVCSGAEPLGVTDCLNFGNPEKPEIFWQFEKAVDGMAEACRVLSAPVIGGNVSLYNETNGEAVYPTPVVGLVGLIRDVDHITTQAFKNEGDVIVLLGETKAELGGSEYQKQMNGTISGRPPVIDLAVEKKLQDTVLDAIRNGHVSSAHDLAEGGLVTALVESAAPGLGVQVDWTSDLRADVALFSESQSRVLLSVKKENVDAVKAVAEANGTPFAVIGTVGTDAVNIKVNGREVINTPLAELKAAWKDAIGCLMA, encoded by the coding sequence ATGGGTTTGACAGATGAGGAATTTGCTCAGGTTGTCAAAATAATCGGAAGACAGCCGAATTATACCGAAACGGGTCTGTTTAGTGTTATGTGGTCGGAGCACTGTAGCTATAAGAACTCTAAGCCAGTTCTTCGTCGCTTCCCGACATCTGGCCCACACGTTCTACAAGGTCCGGGCGAGGGTGCAGGTATTATCGACATTGGCGATAATCAGGCGGTTGTGTTTAAAGTAGAAAGTCATAACCACCCATCTGCAATTGAGCCATACCAAGGTGCGGCAACAGGTGTAGGCGGGATCATTCGTGATGTTTTCTCAATGGGTGCACGTCCAATCGCGATGCTCAACTCACTGCGTTTTGGCGAATTAGAAACACCGCGCATGAAATATTTGTTTGAAAACGTAGTAGCGGGTATCGCAGGCTACGGTAACTGCATGGGGATTCCGACAGTAGGCGGGGAAGTTGTATTTGACCCGTGCTATGATGGCAATCCGCTCGTAAATGCAATGTGTGTCGGTTTAATCAACCACGATCAGATTCAAAAAGGTGTCGCTAAAGGCGTAGGCAACCCGGTTATGTACGTGGGAGCTGCAACTGGACGCGATGGAATTCACGGTGCAACATTCGCATCCGAGGAGTTAAGCGAAGATTCCGAAGCAAAACGTCCGGCTGTTCAAGTTGGTGACCCGTTCATGGAAAAACTGTTGCTCGAAGCATGTCTGGAATTGATTGAGACAGGTGCGGTAGCGGGCATTCAGGATATGGGTGCGGCTGGTCTTACCTCTTCTAGTGCGGAGATGGCAAGTAAAGCAGGCAACGGCATTGAGCTGAATCTTGACCTTGTACCACAGCGCGAGAAAGGTATGACACCATACGAGATGATGCTGTCTGAATCGCAAGAACGTATGCTTGTCGTTGTGCACGAAGGACGCGAAGCAGAAGTTGAAAAGATTTTTGAAAAATGGGGTCTGCATTCCGTTGTGATCGGTCGGGTAACGGATGATGGCAAACTTCGTCTCCTTCACAAAGGAGAAGTAGCAGCAGAAGTACCGGTAGATAGTCTGGCAGAAGACGCACCGGTTTATCATAAACCATCTGCAGAGCCAGCTTACTATGCGGCAAATGCAGACGTAGATACAACGGCATTGGCTGAACCAGCTGATTATACAGCAGCACTCAAACAAGTGCTTGGTGCGCCAACTGTTGCGAGCAAGGAATGGGTATACAATCAGTACGATTACATGGTACGGACGAACACAGCAGTCGTACCGGGCTCTGATGCGGCTGTAGTCGCGATTCGCGGCACGCGCAAAGCATTGGCAATGAGCATCGACTGTAATGGACGCTACGTGTACCTGGACCCAGAAGTGGGCGGTGCGATTGCGGTGGCGGAAGCGGCACGCAACGTTGTATGCTCCGGTGCTGAACCACTTGGAGTAACGGATTGTCTTAACTTCGGGAATCCAGAGAAGCCGGAGATTTTCTGGCAGTTCGAAAAAGCGGTGGATGGCATGGCAGAAGCGTGCCGTGTGCTGAGTGCGCCAGTTATCGGCGGGAACGTAAGTCTGTACAACGAAACAAACGGAGAAGCTGTCTATCCGACTCCTGTAGTTGGTCTGGTAGGTCTTATCCGTGATGTTGATCATATTACAACTCAGGCATTCAAGAACGAAGGCGATGTAATCGTTCTGTTGGGTGAAACAAAAGCAGAACTAGGCGGTTCGGAATACCAGAAACAAATGAATGGTACCATTAGTGGCCGTCCGCCAGTGATTGATCTGGCTGTTGAGAAGAAACTGCAAGATACTGTGCTCGATGCGATTCGCAATGGACACGTATCGTCTGCACATGACCTTGCCGAAGGCGGTCTGGTAACGGCACTTGTGGAATCTGCCGCTCCAGGACTTGGTGTACAGGTAGACTGGACAAGCGATCTGCGTGCAGACGTAGCACTGTTCAGCGAATCGCAATCCCGTGTTTTGCTTAGTGTGAAGAAAGAAAATGTAGATGCAGTGAAAGCAGTCGCAGAAGCTAATGGCACACCGTTTGCCGTCATCGGAACCGTTGGAACTGATGCAGTGAATATAAAAGTAAACGGTCGAGAAGTGATCAATACGCCGCTCGCTGAATTGAAAGCGGCCTGGAAGGATGCGATCGGATGTCTGATGGCATGA
- the purQ gene encoding phosphoribosylformylglycinamidine synthase subunit PurQ, with protein sequence MKCAVLVFPGSNCDIDMYKAVEDCLGEPVEYVWHAESNLDEFDCILLPGGFSYGDYLRPGAMASMARVMASVKEAAAKGKLVMGVCNGFQVLTEAGLLQGALRRNQSLKFRCEMVDLRVENNDTVFTAEYAAGEIIQIPIAHGDGNYYCDETTLADMEQNNQIVFRYAGANPNGSIDNIAGIINKEGNVLGMMPHPERAVHEWLGSADGKRMFTSILQSWRDKNGVTQRA encoded by the coding sequence ATGAAATGTGCAGTCCTTGTATTTCCGGGTTCGAACTGTGACATTGATATGTACAAAGCAGTAGAAGATTGCCTAGGTGAGCCGGTCGAATACGTATGGCACGCAGAGAGCAACCTCGATGAGTTTGACTGCATTCTTCTGCCGGGTGGATTCTCGTATGGCGACTACTTGCGTCCGGGTGCGATGGCGAGCATGGCGCGTGTTATGGCTAGCGTGAAAGAAGCAGCAGCCAAAGGCAAGCTTGTTATGGGTGTGTGTAATGGATTCCAGGTGTTAACAGAAGCAGGTCTTCTACAGGGTGCATTGCGCCGCAATCAGAGCCTCAAATTCCGTTGTGAGATGGTTGACCTCCGTGTGGAAAACAATGATACGGTGTTTACAGCAGAGTATGCAGCGGGTGAGATCATTCAGATTCCAATCGCGCATGGTGACGGCAATTACTACTGTGACGAGACAACACTTGCAGACATGGAACAAAACAATCAAATCGTATTCCGTTATGCGGGCGCGAACCCGAACGGATCGATTGACAATATTGCAGGCATTATCAACAAAGAAGGCAACGTGCTTGGCATGATGCCACACCCGGAACGTGCTGTTCATGAATGGCTCGGTTCCGCAGACGGAAAGCGCATGTTTACTTCGATCTTACAGAGCTGGAGGGACAAGAACGGTGTCACACAAAGAGCCTAA
- the purS gene encoding phosphoribosylformylglycinamidine synthase subunit PurS has product MFKATVYVTLKESVLDPQGSAVKGSLHSLGFDEVRDVRIGKYMEVELNVDSRQAAEERLTEMCEKLLANTVIEDYRFEMVEA; this is encoded by the coding sequence ATGTTTAAAGCTACTGTATATGTCACGCTCAAAGAATCAGTTCTCGATCCGCAAGGCAGTGCGGTAAAAGGTTCACTTCATTCCCTTGGTTTCGATGAAGTACGCGATGTTCGCATTGGTAAATACATGGAAGTGGAATTAAACGTTGACAGCCGTCAGGCAGCGGAAGAGCGTCTCACTGAGATGTGTGAGAAACTTCTGGCGAATACAGTGATCGAAGACTATCGCTTCGAGATGGTGGAGGCATAA
- the purC gene encoding phosphoribosylaminoimidazolesuccinocarboxamide synthase: MEKLEMLYEGKAKRIYATDEPGVFWVEYKDDATAFNGEKRATIMGKGELNNRITSIFFRMLKEKGIENHFIKELSPTEQLVKKVEIVPLEVVTRNVAAGSLAKRLGMEEGTVLPQPVVEFYYKDDALGDPLVNDSHIDVLGIASAEERARLREMALAVNEVLVSYMKERKVTLVDFKLEFGRLEDGTLLLADEISPDTCRFWDADTNEKLDKDRFRRDLGNVEDAYKEILKRIGGETHV; encoded by the coding sequence ATGGAAAAGCTCGAAATGCTGTATGAAGGAAAAGCAAAGCGCATTTATGCTACAGATGAGCCTGGTGTGTTCTGGGTGGAGTACAAAGATGATGCAACTGCGTTTAACGGAGAAAAACGCGCGACCATTATGGGTAAAGGCGAGCTGAATAACCGAATTACATCGATTTTTTTCCGTATGCTAAAAGAAAAAGGCATTGAAAATCACTTCATTAAGGAATTGTCACCGACAGAGCAATTAGTGAAGAAAGTAGAAATCGTACCGCTTGAAGTTGTAACACGTAATGTAGCAGCCGGCTCGCTTGCTAAACGCCTCGGTATGGAAGAAGGAACGGTTCTTCCGCAGCCAGTTGTTGAATTTTATTACAAAGATGATGCACTCGGTGATCCGCTCGTGAATGATTCACACATTGATGTACTTGGTATTGCAAGCGCAGAAGAACGTGCCCGTCTTCGTGAGATGGCACTTGCGGTGAACGAAGTGCTCGTTTCTTATATGAAAGAACGCAAAGTAACACTCGTTGATTTCAAGCTAGAATTCGGACGTCTTGAAGATGGAACATTGCTGCTGGCGGATGAGATTTCACCAGACACATGCCGTTTCTGGGATGCTGATACAAACGAGAAGCTTGATAAAGACCGTTTCCGCCGTGACCTCGGCAATGTAGAAGATGCTTACAAGGAAATTTTAAAACGTATTGGGGGAGAAACGCATGTTTAA
- the purB gene encoding adenylosuccinate lyase: MIERYTRPEMASIWTEENKFKAWLEVEILACEAWSELGVIPKEDVEKLWKNASFNVDRIYEIEQETRHDVVAFTRAVSETIEGDEKKWVHYGLTSTDVVDTALSYLLRQANEIIEQDLVRFVDILKEKAQEHKHTVMMGRTHGVHAEPTTFGLKMALWYEEMKRNLERFRKAKQTIAFGKISGAVGTYANIDPFVEKYVCEKLGLQAAPISTQTLQRDRHAEYMGTLALIATSIEKFAVEIRGLQKSETREVEEAFAKGQKGSSAMPHKRNPIGSENMAGLARVIRGHMLTSYENVPLWHERDISHSSAERIILPDATQLINYMLNRFGNIVKNLTVFPENMKRNMERTFGLIYSQRVLLKLIDKGLSREEAYDTVQRRAMQSWEEQRSFREIIESDEKVKGLLTEEDIADCFNYNWHLKHVDTIFERLGL; this comes from the coding sequence ATGATTGAACGCTACACCCGTCCGGAAATGGCGTCCATCTGGACAGAAGAAAACAAATTCAAAGCCTGGCTTGAGGTAGAAATCCTCGCTTGCGAAGCATGGTCAGAACTTGGCGTAATTCCAAAGGAAGATGTCGAAAAACTGTGGAAAAACGCCAGCTTCAACGTTGATCGCATTTACGAAATCGAGCAGGAGACACGCCACGACGTTGTTGCATTCACGCGTGCCGTCTCTGAAACGATCGAAGGCGATGAGAAAAAATGGGTACACTATGGATTAACTTCAACAGACGTAGTGGATACCGCGCTTTCATACTTACTGCGTCAGGCGAATGAAATCATCGAGCAAGATCTTGTTCGTTTTGTGGACATCCTGAAAGAAAAAGCGCAGGAACATAAGCACACTGTTATGATGGGCCGCACACATGGCGTGCATGCTGAGCCGACAACATTCGGTTTGAAAATGGCGCTCTGGTATGAAGAAATGAAACGTAACCTGGAGCGCTTCCGCAAGGCGAAACAAACAATTGCTTTCGGTAAAATCTCCGGCGCAGTTGGTACGTATGCGAATATTGATCCGTTCGTTGAGAAATATGTGTGCGAAAAGCTCGGTCTGCAAGCTGCTCCGATTTCTACACAAACGTTGCAGCGTGATCGTCATGCCGAATACATGGGCACACTGGCACTCATCGCAACATCCATCGAGAAGTTCGCTGTTGAAATCCGCGGCTTGCAAAAAAGTGAAACACGTGAAGTAGAAGAAGCGTTCGCAAAAGGCCAAAAAGGCTCATCCGCTATGCCGCATAAGCGCAATCCGATCGGCAGCGAGAACATGGCTGGCTTAGCCCGTGTTATTCGCGGACACATGCTGACATCATATGAGAACGTGCCGCTCTGGCATGAACGTGACATTTCACATTCATCTGCGGAACGGATCATTCTGCCGGATGCAACGCAACTCATTAATTATATGCTTAACCGTTTCGGCAACATCGTGAAAAACCTGACTGTGTTCCCAGAAAACATGAAGCGCAACATGGAGCGCACATTCGGTCTGATTTACTCGCAACGCGTACTGCTTAAACTGATCGATAAAGGCTTAAGCCGTGAAGAAGCATACGATACTGTGCAGCGCCGTGCGATGCAATCGTGGGAAGAACAACGTTCCTTCCGTGAGATCATCGAATCGGATGAAAAAGTAAAGGGTCTGCTTACTGAAGAAGACATTGCAGACTGCTTCAACTATAACTGGCATTTAAAACATGTCGATACGATTTTTGAACGTCTAGGTTTGTAA
- the purK gene encoding 5-(carboxyamino)imidazole ribonucleotide synthase, with the protein MSAERNVIRPGATIGVLGGGQLGRMLALAGRASGYRFITLDPTEDSPCSQVCDRQILAGYDDVDGAMDLAQASDVITYEFENVDAQVAAILEDQSYVPQGSQLLRITQNRIDEKLTLESFDIPVAPFRIIANADEAERAIEQLGLPAVMKTATGGYDGKGQAVIRKAGEAAQAYQELQKSGADIIIEKFVPFVKEVSVIAARSVSGEVATFPVSENVHRENILHLSIVPARISDETAQKAEVVARTIAEKLDVRGLIAVEMFVTEDGGIIVNELAPRPHNSGHYTMDACVTSQFEQHIRAICDLPLGATRLLTPVVMVNILGEHLAPILDKIDTFPATAKLHLYGKQDSKPKRKMGHINVLADSVEEALTIIEQMKIWE; encoded by the coding sequence GTGAGTGCGGAGCGGAATGTAATCCGACCAGGTGCTACGATTGGCGTGCTGGGCGGTGGACAGCTTGGACGGATGCTGGCGCTTGCAGGACGCGCCTCTGGCTATCGATTTATCACGCTTGATCCAACAGAAGATTCACCATGCAGTCAGGTGTGTGACCGACAAATTCTTGCCGGATATGACGATGTAGATGGCGCGATGGATCTCGCACAGGCAAGTGACGTGATTACGTACGAATTCGAGAATGTGGACGCGCAGGTAGCGGCCATTCTGGAAGATCAGTCGTATGTGCCGCAGGGCAGTCAGCTTTTGCGAATCACACAGAATCGGATCGATGAGAAGCTGACACTCGAATCATTCGACATTCCGGTAGCACCGTTCCGCATCATTGCTAATGCAGACGAAGCGGAGCGTGCGATTGAACAACTTGGGTTGCCTGCTGTGATGAAGACCGCGACAGGTGGTTATGATGGCAAAGGACAAGCGGTAATTCGAAAAGCAGGCGAAGCGGCACAAGCCTATCAGGAGCTTCAGAAGAGCGGAGCCGATATCATTATTGAAAAGTTCGTCCCATTTGTGAAAGAAGTATCCGTCATTGCGGCACGCAGTGTATCAGGAGAAGTGGCAACGTTTCCGGTAAGTGAAAACGTTCATCGGGAGAACATTCTTCATCTCTCGATTGTACCGGCTCGGATAAGCGATGAGACCGCGCAGAAAGCGGAAGTGGTAGCCCGTACGATTGCGGAAAAGCTAGATGTACGGGGACTGATCGCCGTTGAGATGTTTGTAACAGAAGACGGTGGCATTATCGTCAACGAATTGGCACCACGTCCGCACAATTCCGGTCACTATACGATGGACGCGTGTGTAACCTCTCAGTTCGAGCAGCACATTCGTGCCATTTGCGATCTGCCACTTGGTGCAACTCGGCTTCTGACGCCAGTTGTCATGGTGAACATTCTAGGTGAGCATCTAGCGCCTATTCTTGATAAAATAGATACGTTTCCAGCTACAGCTAAACTTCATTTATATGGTAAACAGGACAGTAAGCCGAAACGGAAGATGGGGCATATAAACGTACTGGCTGATTCAGTAGAGGAAGCACTGACCATAATTGAACAAATGAAAATCTGGGAGTAA
- the purE gene encoding 5-(carboxyamino)imidazole ribonucleotide mutase, translated as MTQPLVGVIMGSTSDWETMKEACDILEELGVPFEKKVVSAHRTPDLMFSYAEQAVERGLEVIIAGAGGAAHLPGMVASKTALPVIGVPVKSSTLNGLDSLLSIVQMPGGVPVATVAIGKAGAINAGLLAAQMLGNKYPAIRQAFMERRERVKQTVLEASDL; from the coding sequence ATGACTCAACCGCTTGTGGGTGTCATTATGGGAAGCACATCCGATTGGGAGACGATGAAAGAAGCGTGTGACATTTTGGAGGAACTTGGCGTTCCATTTGAAAAGAAAGTTGTATCCGCACATCGTACGCCGGACCTTATGTTTTCGTATGCAGAACAGGCTGTAGAACGTGGCTTAGAAGTGATTATTGCCGGAGCGGGCGGCGCGGCGCATCTGCCGGGTATGGTTGCATCCAAAACCGCACTTCCTGTAATTGGTGTTCCCGTTAAATCTTCAACGTTGAATGGACTTGATTCGCTTCTGTCCATTGTACAGATGCCGGGTGGCGTTCCGGTTGCGACAGTAGCAATCGGCAAGGCTGGTGCGATCAATGCGGGACTGTTAGCCGCACAAATGCTTGGAAATAAATATCCGGCGATTCGTCAGGCATTCATGGAGCGCCGGGAACGTGTAAAGCAGACCGTACTGGAGGCGAGTGACCTGTGA
- a CDS encoding sporulation protein YjcZ, with product MKKGGDCMGFFNGNDELGVILVLFILLVIIACACD from the coding sequence ATGAAGAAAGGAGGGGACTGCATGGGCTTCTTCAACGGTAACGATGAACTGGGTGTAATTCTCGTACTCTTCATCCTGCTTGTAATCATCGCATGCGCTTGCGATTAA
- a CDS encoding response regulator: MSMYSVASELDCEKLDVTKSTILIVDDEEYNLDVLEQMLTIKGYQVLCADSGQEALARIEQEEIDLVLLDVMMPGMDGYDVLKAIKGIEGGYLPVIMVTALDGKEDKLRALEEGSDDFLNKPIDRYELYARVYTLLRTRHYHRQIVHANQRLEEEVARRTKELEETLTKLESSNRKIVEHLSAAAEFKDPETAAHIQRISHYCGVLARATGMSPEEVEMMVQASPMHDIGKIGVPDHILLKPGKLTDEEFEKMKEHTVIGHKILHGSESPLLKLASEIAIAHHEKYDGTGYPNGLSGEEIPLSGRIVAVIDVFDALTSRRPYKEAFSNETAYQIIREGSGKHFDPEIVQLFFANISEIVCIQQKYQD; the protein is encoded by the coding sequence ATGAGCATGTATTCAGTAGCTTCTGAATTGGACTGTGAAAAGTTAGATGTGACAAAATCAACAATTTTGATCGTTGATGATGAAGAATACAATCTCGATGTGCTGGAGCAGATGCTGACGATAAAAGGCTACCAGGTATTATGCGCGGACTCAGGGCAGGAAGCGCTCGCGAGAATTGAGCAGGAAGAGATCGATCTTGTACTGCTTGATGTGATGATGCCTGGTATGGACGGGTATGATGTTTTAAAAGCCATTAAGGGGATAGAGGGGGGTTATTTGCCAGTTATTATGGTAACGGCTCTGGATGGGAAAGAAGATAAACTTCGGGCGTTAGAAGAAGGAAGCGACGATTTTCTGAATAAGCCGATTGACCGATATGAGTTATATGCGAGAGTGTACACACTGTTGAGAACACGCCATTATCATCGACAGATTGTACATGCGAATCAGCGATTGGAAGAAGAGGTAGCACGTCGTACGAAGGAATTAGAAGAGACGTTGACCAAGCTTGAGAGTAGCAACCGTAAGATTGTTGAGCATTTGTCTGCGGCAGCTGAATTCAAAGATCCGGAAACCGCTGCACATATTCAGCGAATCAGCCACTATTGCGGTGTGCTGGCGCGTGCGACTGGGATGAGCCCGGAGGAAGTGGAGATGATGGTGCAGGCAAGTCCGATGCATGACATCGGAAAAATTGGTGTGCCCGATCATATTTTGCTAAAGCCGGGCAAATTGACGGATGAAGAATTTGAGAAGATGAAAGAGCATACGGTAATCGGTCACAAAATTCTGCACGGTTCTGAATCGCCACTTCTTAAGTTGGCTAGTGAGATTGCCATCGCTCACCATGAGAAGTATGACGGGACCGGATACCCGAACGGTTTGTCCGGCGAAGAAATACCGCTTTCCGGGCGCATTGTAGCGGTGATTGATGTATTTGATGCGCTCACAAGCCGCCGTCCGTATAAAGAGGCGTTTTCAAATGAAACAGCATATCAGATCATTCGGGAGGGAAGCGGAAAGCATTTTGATCCGGAAATTGTTCAGTTGTTTTTTGCTAATATTTCGGAAATTGTTTGTATTCAGCAGAAGTATCAAGATTAA
- a CDS encoding sensor histidine kinase, with the protein MTNIIAYNQPRSDIDGKQIPRLIRLSLDSMMREYVLFSMIAFLMSAFFLSNVLFDTTNKVWFLSIIFAGVMMTTYSPFYFLLLVQVHQYLYRHGLTVQMETRFWGVSAAISIVLALAGIFVTTTMFVYLIAKTIGSVITLYDVLERAGVVIVVIGLPLIMLIWMIRRVYLQQLNQRQQQIQAMYRLTEKLHSSLRIDEDVLQDIVTNVRDVVGAKEAVLLVFSGSSEAEPRVIATGSDRLPDWLNDSGRHEDASLLSVPITAGSIHMGWFYVRDKKEALQFTEDDLDVLRNFTRSLSVALQNVQYIEELKKEQKVAEEAAALKSQILSTMSHELRTPLNAIIGYSDILLDVCEGSISERQFKNIRRIKDSGIHLLGLINDILDLSKMEAGEMKVSIQSVNVSVLVQFCLQNAAVLFGQKPIVFSIEGDEDVWLYTDEQKLKQIVMNLLSNAVKFTEQGSVVLRIMKEDNHIVLTVEDTGIGIAPENIGLIFQPFKQIDGSLNRKYKGTGLGLSIVERLVRLLEGSIQVESVQGEGTCFTVQLPSKYESLMEDEKREGDAAV; encoded by the coding sequence ATGACAAACATTATTGCATATAACCAGCCCCGTAGTGACATAGATGGCAAACAAATCCCTCGGCTTATTCGCCTCTCCCTTGATTCCATGATGCGTGAATACGTTTTATTCAGCATGATCGCATTTCTAATGAGTGCATTTTTTCTTTCCAATGTGTTATTTGATACGACAAATAAGGTGTGGTTTCTTAGCATTATTTTTGCCGGTGTTATGATGACCACATACTCTCCGTTTTATTTTTTACTTTTAGTTCAGGTTCATCAATACTTATATCGTCACGGACTTACGGTGCAGATGGAAACACGTTTTTGGGGAGTGAGTGCGGCTATCTCGATTGTGCTGGCATTAGCCGGTATATTCGTAACTACAACGATGTTTGTGTATTTGATTGCCAAAACGATTGGCTCGGTTATTACGCTGTATGATGTGCTGGAACGAGCGGGGGTTGTGATTGTTGTAATTGGTCTTCCGCTGATTATGCTGATTTGGATGATCCGACGGGTATATTTGCAGCAGTTGAACCAGCGGCAACAACAGATTCAGGCCATGTACAGACTGACGGAAAAACTGCATAGCTCTCTCCGCATCGATGAGGATGTGTTGCAAGACATCGTGACAAACGTTCGAGATGTGGTCGGTGCGAAAGAAGCTGTGCTACTCGTGTTTTCCGGTAGCAGCGAAGCCGAACCGCGCGTTATTGCGACTGGTTCTGATCGTCTACCGGATTGGCTGAATGATAGTGGAAGACATGAAGATGCGTCTCTTCTTTCTGTTCCGATTACGGCAGGTTCTATACATATGGGCTGGTTTTATGTGAGGGACAAGAAAGAAGCTCTTCAGTTTACAGAAGATGATCTGGATGTTTTGCGGAATTTCACTCGTTCACTCAGTGTGGCACTGCAAAATGTACAGTACATTGAGGAATTAAAAAAAGAACAGAAAGTCGCGGAAGAGGCCGCCGCACTAAAAAGTCAGATTCTATCTACGATGAGCCACGAACTTCGTACACCGCTGAATGCGATTATTGGCTATTCTGATATTTTACTGGATGTATGTGAAGGATCGATTTCAGAGCGTCAATTTAAGAATATTCGGCGTATTAAAGACAGTGGAATCCACCTGCTTGGGCTGATTAATGACATTCTTGATCTGTCCAAGATGGAAGCAGGCGAGATGAAAGTTAGTATTCAATCCGTTAATGTGAGTGTACTCGTTCAATTTTGTTTACAGAATGCCGCTGTGCTGTTTGGACAAAAGCCGATTGTTTTTTCGATTGAAGGCGATGAAGATGTATGGTTGTATACGGACGAGCAGAAGTTGAAGCAAATCGTGATGAATCTGTTATCCAATGCGGTTAAATTTACAGAGCAAGGTTCGGTTGTTCTTCGTATAATGAAAGAAGACAACCATATTGTGTTAACAGTAGAGGATACAGGGATTGGAATTGCTCCGGAGAATATAGGATTGATTTTTCAACCGTTTAAACAGATTGACGGATCGCTTAACCGTAAATACAAAGGGACCGGACTCGGATTGTCTATCGTAGAACGTCTTGTTCGTCTGCTTGAAGGAAGTATCCAGGTGGAAAGTGTGCAGGGCGAAGGGACATGTTTTACAGTACAGCTTCCGAGTAAATATGAAAGCTTGATGGAGGATGAAAAAAGAGAGGGAGATGCAGCGGTATGA